A window of the Tiliqua scincoides isolate rTilSci1 chromosome 5, rTilSci1.hap2, whole genome shotgun sequence genome harbors these coding sequences:
- the LOC136654115 gene encoding C-type lectin BpLec-like, translated as MSLLTSSALLGILICSSFLGAKASACDRDWMQNQGNCYAFFEEKVTWAEAETECQSYGRGAHLASILTEAETYLVFRYIANYPNVQSHVWIGLRDFRKNLKWKWADGSALNYKAWAVSQPDNYQQSEYCGQLTLGSGFKEWNDAPCMELNAYICKYEM; from the exons ATGTCTCTCTTGACTTCCTCTGCCCTTCTTGGGATCCTCATCTGCAGTTCTTTCTTGGGGG CCAAAGCTAGCGCCTGTGACAGAGACTGGATGCAGAATCAGGGCAACTGCTATGCATTCTTTGAGGAAAAAGTGACCTGGGCTGAGGCTGAG ACTGAGTGCCAGAGCTATGGCCGTGGGGCACATCTTGCCTCTATCCTCACCGAGGCAGAGACATACTTGGTGTTTAGGTACATTGCCAATTACCCGAATGTCCAAAGCCATGTCTGGATCGGGCTCCGTGATTTCCGTAAG AATCTGAAATGGAAATGGGCTGATGGATCCGCTTTGAACTATAAGGCCTGGGCGGTAAGCCAGCCGGACAATTATCAACAGTCTGAGTACTGTGGACAGCTGACACTTGGCTCAG GTTTTAAAGAATGGAATGATGCACCCTGCATGGAACTCAATGCTTACATCTGCAAGTACGAAATGTAG